CGCTCGGCACTTGTCTCGTGCATGAAGGGTTCGCGCAGTTCCAGTTCGATGTCCCCGCCGATGTGGCAAATAACGCCGAGTGGGTTGTCAACAATGCGGGCAGCGCCCTTGATGGCCGAGGGAATGCTGCGGATATCGGGATCAATCAGCCCGATGCCGGGCAATTTGATCAGCCTCGGGAGCTGGAGGCTTTTTGCGGTTGCAGTGTGCTGATACCCCGCAAGCTGTTTATCGACCATGGCGGATTCGACGAGCGCTTCTTCATGTATTACGAAGATGCCGACCTTTCCTGGCGCATTCGCAAGGCGGGCTGGAAGCTTCTGTATGAGCCCCGTTCGGTGGTTCGTCACATTCATGCGGGAAGCAGTGGTGAATGGTCGCCGGTTTTTCGCTACCACGTGACGCGTAATTACTGGCTTAACGTTTTTAAAAATGCCGGGGCGAGCCACTTGGTGGTACAAACCGCTCGGTTTATCCGTGTGCTTGTGCGGGCAGTTCGAGTTAATAGACGTCTCGGCTTATTGTCGTGGCGCGGAAGGTCATTGAATGAGATGACGCCTCAGCAAATCGAGTTCAAGGCACTTCTGAAAGCGACGTTGATGCTTCCCGCTATTTTAGGGAAGCGTCTGCGGGTACTAATGCGAAAGGATCGCTAATGAAAATCGGCATTTACAATCGATACTGGAATACGTTTGGTGGCGGCGAAAACTACACGGGTTCGGTAGCTGAAATATTGTCCAGAGACCACGAAGTTGAGTTGATATCGATTGAACCTGTGGACTGGAGCCGTCTGGAGTCAAGGCTTCACTTGGATCTGTCCCGATGCACCATGCGGGAATGGCCGAACGAGCCATGCGAGCGATTGTCGCCCCGTTCTTCGCATTACGATTTATTCGTCAACAGCACTTACTCATCATCGCTGATGCCGCGCGCGAAGAAGTCGGCATTGATTTGTTATTTTCCACATCGTGTCGATGCCTTGTCGTCGATGCGTGGGCGAGCCGTGCAATGGGTTCGCGAACTTGTGCGCGGCAGCAAGAGAGACTTACTGCGTATCGGCCGTCGGCGAGGTGACGTCATTACGCCAGTTGCCGGGGTGTATGACGTTGAGCCTGATGGGCGTGCCTGGATCAGTGCCGAGGCTATTTTGATGGTGGCTGGCGCACAGTCCCGCCCTGTGAGGATTCCTCTGTGGCCAGAGGCCTACAACGGTATTGAAATGATTCGACTGGATGGCGAAGAGCTGCCTTGGCACATGGAAGGCAATATCCTGCACGTGCCCTGCAAGCCGAATGATAAGCGCCATAGCCGTCTTCTTTCGATTTTTTGCAAGCCGGTCGTGATGAGCGAACTGGCGCTTTCATCCGACTCTCGACAGTTGGGCGCTTGTATCGACACGCGCTCGCTCAAATGGGGAAGTGAAGGGGCTCTTAAACGACACAGTCCGCGTGATGCGCTGCGAGCTTATGACCGGATCATATCCATATCGAATTTCACGTCGGAGTGGATTGATCGGCGCTGGCAATTGCCCTCCACCGAATTGCAGCCGCCGATCGACACTAAACTCTTTGGCCTCGACGGTCCGCCTGCAAAAGAAAAAATCATTCTTACCGTCGGGCGTTTTTTTGCCGGGGGCCATAACAAGAAGCACCACGAGATC
This region of Pseudomonas asgharzadehiana genomic DNA includes:
- a CDS encoding glycosyltransferase family 4 protein, giving the protein MKIGIYNRYWNTFGGGENYTGSVAEILSRDHEVELISIEPVDWSRLESRLHLDLSRCTMREWPNEPCERLSPRSSHYDLFVNSTYSSSLMPRAKKSALICYFPHRVDALSSMRGRAVQWVRELVRGSKRDLLRIGRRRGDVITPVAGVYDVEPDGRAWISAEAILMVAGAQSRPVRIPLWPEAYNGIEMIRLDGEELPWHMEGNILHVPCKPNDKRHSRLLSIFCKPVVMSELALSSDSRQLGACIDTRSLKWGSEGALKRHSPRDALRAYDRIISISNFTSEWIDRRWQLPSTELQPPIDTKLFGLDGPPAKEKIILTVGRFFAGGHNKKHHEIASAFIRLRQEGVIPDGWRLVFVGSRHREHQMHLDYFDRLTELCAGHPIDILPDLPFADLLTYYRKASIYWHGAGWGERVEQFPERFEHFGMTTCEAMACACVPVVFDAAGQREIVASEDLGFRYSTYEMLATQMGMLVNASPEMLAQIGERAQKSIERFARANFQARVREAFRGLAY